One Cellulomonas taurus genomic region harbors:
- a CDS encoding TIGR03842 family LLM class F420-dependent oxidoreductase — translation MEFGVVMQNDPPASRVVELARAAETHGFDYVWTFDSHLLWQEPFVVFSQILAATRKVKVGPMVTNPATRDWTVLASSFATLNEMFGNRTVCGIGRGDSAVRTLAGRPSNLATLREAIHVIRELANSRAVEHNGRTVRFPWSRGSELEVWVAAYGPLALKLTGEVGDGFILQCADPDIAAWMIGTVRAAAEAAGRDPDAITFCVAAPMYVGDGDSPAARAHMREQCRWFGGMVGNHVADIVAKYGQGSSVPKALTDYIAGRQGYDYNEHGRAGNSHTAFVPDEIVERFCLLGSPREHVAKLTALRELGVTQFAGYLQHDNKDETLRMYGERIIPAMAETVVASA, via the coding sequence ATGGAATTCGGCGTCGTCATGCAGAACGACCCGCCCGCATCCCGGGTGGTGGAGCTGGCCCGCGCGGCCGAGACCCACGGCTTCGACTACGTGTGGACCTTCGACTCGCACCTGCTCTGGCAGGAGCCGTTCGTGGTGTTCTCCCAGATCCTGGCGGCGACCAGGAAGGTGAAGGTCGGCCCGATGGTGACCAACCCGGCCACCCGGGACTGGACGGTGCTCGCCTCGTCCTTCGCCACCTTGAACGAGATGTTCGGCAACCGGACGGTGTGCGGGATCGGCCGCGGCGACTCCGCGGTCCGCACCCTGGCCGGGCGACCGTCCAACCTGGCGACCCTGCGCGAGGCGATCCACGTCATCCGGGAGCTGGCCAACTCCCGCGCCGTCGAGCACAACGGCCGTACCGTCCGGTTCCCGTGGTCGCGGGGGTCGGAGCTGGAGGTGTGGGTCGCCGCCTACGGCCCGCTGGCGCTCAAGCTGACCGGCGAGGTCGGCGACGGGTTCATCCTGCAGTGCGCCGACCCGGACATCGCCGCCTGGATGATCGGCACCGTCCGCGCCGCCGCCGAGGCAGCGGGCCGGGACCCGGACGCGATCACGTTCTGCGTCGCCGCCCCGATGTACGTCGGTGATGGCGACTCCCCGGCGGCCCGGGCGCACATGCGCGAGCAGTGCCGGTGGTTCGGCGGGATGGTCGGCAACCACGTCGCCGACATCGTCGCCAAGTACGGCCAGGGGTCGTCCGTGCCGAAGGCGCTCACCGACTACATCGCCGGGCGGCAGGGCTACGACTACAACGAGCACGGTCGGGCCGGGAACTCGCACACCGCGTTCGTCCCGGACGAGATCGTGGAGCGGTTCTGCCTGCTCGGCTCGCCCCGGGAGCACGTGGCGAAGCTGACGGCGCTGCGCGAGCTCGGGGTGACCCAGTTCGCCGGGTACCTGCAGCACGACAACAAGGACGAGACGCTGCGGATGTACGGCGAACGGATCATCCCGGCGATGGCCGAGACCGTGGTGGCCTCGGCATGA
- a CDS encoding ABC transporter ATP-binding protein — MTTESLPAAAVDVRAVTREFGTVTALSGVDLTVAAGEFVSLIGPSGCGKSTLLRLIADLDRPTSGQVSVFGRSAEQARLAHDYGIAFQQAGLLPWRTVRANIELPLSLHGVGRAGRRERATEMLDLVGLTEFADHFPDQLSGGMQQRVAIARALAERPSLLLMDEPFGALDEMTRERLQSELVRICAETRAAVVFVTHSIPEAVFLSDRVVVMSPRPGRIADVVPVRLGAGDRDDGLREDRAYFDAVTAVREALHGGVTGTPRGVETR; from the coding sequence ATGACCACCGAGTCCCTGCCGGCGGCGGCGGTCGACGTCCGCGCCGTCACCCGCGAGTTCGGCACCGTGACCGCGCTGTCCGGGGTGGACCTGACCGTCGCGGCGGGGGAGTTCGTCTCCCTGATCGGCCCGTCCGGGTGCGGCAAATCCACACTGCTGCGGCTGATCGCGGACCTCGACCGGCCGACCAGCGGACAGGTGTCGGTCTTCGGTCGTTCCGCGGAACAGGCCCGGCTGGCCCACGACTACGGCATCGCCTTCCAGCAGGCGGGCCTGCTGCCCTGGCGCACCGTGCGCGCGAACATCGAGTTGCCGCTGTCCTTGCACGGCGTGGGCAGGGCCGGACGGAGAGAACGCGCCACCGAGATGCTCGACCTGGTGGGGTTGACCGAGTTCGCCGACCACTTCCCGGACCAGCTGTCCGGCGGGATGCAGCAGCGGGTGGCCATCGCCCGGGCACTGGCCGAGCGGCCCAGCCTGTTGCTGATGGACGAGCCCTTCGGCGCGCTGGACGAGATGACCCGCGAGCGCCTGCAGTCCGAGCTGGTGCGGATCTGTGCCGAGACCCGGGCGGCGGTGGTGTTCGTCACCCACTCGATCCCGGAGGCGGTGTTCCTCTCCGACCGGGTGGTGGTGATGTCCCCGCGCCCGGGCCGGATCGCCGACGTGGTGCCGGTGCGGCTCGGTGCCGGTGACCGCGATGACGGCCTGCGCGAGGACCGCGCCTACTTCGACGCCGTCACCGCCGTCCGCGAGGCACTGCACGGTGGCGTCACCGGGACGCCGCGCGGGGTGGAGACCCGGTGA
- the hydA gene encoding dihydropyrimidinase, with the protein MTTLITGGTVVNATGRGAADVLIDGETIVALLAPGSTLLGSDLVHSVDRVIDATGKYVIPGGIDAHTHMEMPFGGTFASDTFESGTTAAAWGGTTTIVDFVVQYPDENPLTQFALWQDKAAGNCAIDYAFHQILSDVQDSSLHAMDELIAEGVTSFKLFMAYKGVFLSDDGQILRAMQKASDNGAMIMMHAENGSVIDTLVQQHLARGETAPYYHGVSRPWQAEAEATHRAIMLADLTGAPLYIVHVSAKQAAEQIAVARDRGQNVFGETCPQYLYLSLEEHLGAPGFEGAKWVCSTPLRSKHEGHQHQMWNSLRTNDLQLVSTDHCPFCMKDQKDMGIGDFSKIPNGIGSVEHRMDLLYQGVVTGEITLERWVEICCTTPARMFGMYGKKGVLAPGADADVVIYDPNGHTSIGLGKTHHMAMDYSAWEGFEIDGHVDTVLSRGQVVVDGGAFHGRAGHGRYVPRALSQYLI; encoded by the coding sequence ATGACGACGCTGATCACCGGCGGCACCGTGGTCAATGCGACCGGCCGTGGCGCTGCCGACGTGCTGATCGACGGCGAGACCATCGTGGCGCTGCTGGCACCGGGGTCGACGCTGCTCGGCTCGGATCTGGTGCACAGCGTGGATCGGGTGATCGACGCGACCGGCAAGTACGTGATCCCGGGCGGCATCGACGCGCACACCCACATGGAGATGCCCTTCGGCGGCACCTTCGCCTCGGACACCTTCGAGTCCGGGACCACCGCGGCGGCCTGGGGCGGGACGACGACCATCGTCGACTTCGTGGTGCAGTACCCGGACGAGAACCCGCTGACCCAGTTCGCGCTGTGGCAGGACAAGGCCGCCGGGAACTGCGCGATCGACTACGCCTTCCACCAGATCCTGTCCGACGTGCAGGACTCGTCGCTGCACGCGATGGACGAGCTGATCGCCGAGGGCGTCACCAGCTTCAAGCTGTTCATGGCCTACAAGGGGGTCTTCCTGTCCGACGACGGGCAGATCCTGCGGGCGATGCAGAAGGCGTCGGACAACGGCGCGATGATCATGATGCACGCGGAGAACGGCTCGGTGATCGACACCCTGGTGCAGCAGCACCTGGCCCGGGGCGAGACCGCGCCGTACTACCACGGGGTGTCGCGGCCCTGGCAGGCGGAGGCGGAGGCCACCCACCGGGCGATCATGCTCGCGGACCTGACCGGGGCGCCGCTGTACATCGTGCACGTCTCCGCGAAGCAGGCGGCCGAGCAGATCGCGGTGGCCCGGGACCGGGGGCAGAACGTCTTCGGCGAGACCTGCCCGCAGTACCTGTACCTGTCGTTGGAGGAGCACCTGGGCGCGCCGGGCTTCGAGGGGGCGAAGTGGGTGTGTTCCACCCCGCTGCGCTCGAAGCACGAGGGCCACCAGCACCAGATGTGGAACAGCCTGCGCACCAACGACCTGCAACTGGTCTCCACCGATCACTGCCCGTTCTGCATGAAGGACCAGAAGGACATGGGGATCGGGGACTTCTCGAAGATCCCGAACGGCATCGGCTCGGTCGAGCACCGGATGGACCTGCTGTACCAGGGCGTGGTGACCGGGGAGATCACCCTGGAGCGCTGGGTGGAGATCTGCTGCACCACCCCGGCGCGGATGTTCGGCATGTACGGCAAGAAGGGCGTACTGGCGCCCGGCGCTGACGCCGACGTCGTGATCTACGACCCGAACGGGCACACCTCGATCGGCCTCGGGAAGACCCACCACATGGCGATGGACTACTCGGCCTGGGAGGGCTTCGAGATCGACGGGCACGTCGACACGGTGCTGTCCCGTGGGCAGGTGGTCGTCGACGGCGGTGCCTTCCACGGTCGGGCCGGTCATGGCCGCTACGTGCCCCGGGCGCTGTCGCAGTACCTGATCTGA
- a CDS encoding aminotransferase class I/II-fold pyridoxal phosphate-dependent enzyme, producing MDVARHIQDRSPRGIAAAISRLVRSGELRPGDRLPTVRALAADLQVSPATVSSAWQALATVGLVAARGRAGTVVLPEPSAWLPPRYREMAPGTDTRRTDVLDLSTGTPDPALLPPLGPALARVAAHSPAAATASYLGSPLIDPLERLLRASWPFHAPRLTVVDGAVDAISRTLEQLTGFGGRVVVEDPGFPPVLDLCDHLGLERVPVPVDRAGMSPTGLARALRTDPQVVLLQPRAHNPTGASITSTRARELAAVLRAHLAAGGELTVIEDDHSGQIASGSDVSIGQHLPDRVVHIRSYSKSHGPDLRIAAVGGPAAVLDRLIARRMLGPGWTSRLLQRLLVDLLTDGDALDAVAQARRTYYARQRALVTALGRHGVSLEPGDGINLWLPVADEAAALVLAEAAGVRVAPGRPFSARGDDHVRVSLGALPGDPAVIDRIARVLASAADARHTADTRPA from the coding sequence ATGGACGTCGCCCGCCACATCCAGGACCGCAGCCCCCGGGGCATCGCCGCCGCCATCTCCCGGCTGGTGCGGAGCGGCGAGCTGCGACCCGGCGACCGGCTGCCGACGGTGCGCGCGCTGGCCGCCGACCTCCAGGTCAGCCCGGCCACCGTGTCCAGTGCGTGGCAGGCGCTGGCGACGGTCGGACTGGTGGCGGCACGGGGCCGGGCCGGGACGGTGGTGCTGCCCGAACCCTCCGCGTGGCTCCCACCCCGATACCGGGAGATGGCACCCGGCACCGACACCCGGCGCACCGATGTGCTCGACCTGTCCACCGGCACCCCCGACCCCGCGTTGCTCCCGCCCCTGGGCCCCGCCCTCGCCCGGGTCGCGGCTCACTCGCCGGCAGCCGCCACCGCCAGCTATCTCGGCTCCCCGTTGATCGACCCGTTGGAACGACTGTTGCGCGCCTCCTGGCCGTTCCACGCCCCGCGGCTGACCGTGGTGGACGGCGCGGTGGACGCGATCAGCCGCACCCTGGAACAGCTCACCGGCTTCGGCGGGCGGGTGGTCGTGGAGGACCCGGGCTTCCCCCCGGTGCTGGACCTGTGCGACCACCTCGGGCTGGAACGGGTGCCGGTGCCGGTGGACCGCGCCGGGATGTCACCGACCGGGCTGGCCCGCGCACTGCGCACCGACCCCCAGGTGGTGCTGCTGCAACCCCGGGCGCACAATCCCACCGGCGCCTCGATCACCTCGACCCGCGCCCGGGAGCTCGCCGCGGTGCTGCGCGCGCACCTCGCCGCGGGAGGCGAACTCACCGTGATCGAGGACGACCACTCCGGGCAGATCGCCTCCGGGTCGGACGTGTCGATCGGGCAGCACCTGCCGGACCGGGTGGTGCACATCCGGTCGTACTCCAAGTCGCACGGGCCCGACCTGCGGATCGCCGCCGTGGGCGGACCGGCCGCGGTGCTGGATCGCCTGATCGCCCGCCGGATGCTCGGCCCGGGGTGGACCAGCCGCCTGCTGCAACGCCTGCTGGTCGACCTGCTCACCGACGGCGACGCGCTGGACGCGGTGGCTCAGGCACGGCGCACCTACTACGCCCGGCAGCGGGCGCTGGTCACCGCTCTGGGTCGGCACGGCGTGAGCCTGGAACCCGGTGACGGGATCAACCTGTGGCTGCCGGTGGCGGACGAGGCGGCGGCGCTGGTGCTGGCCGAGGCGGCGGGGGTGCGGGTGGCTCCGGGTCGGCCCTTCAGCGCGCGCGGCGACGACCACGTCCGGGTCTCGCTGGGGGCGCTGCCCGGGGACCCGGCCGTGATCGACCGGATCGCCCGGGTGCTGGCCAGTGCGGCGGACGCCCGACACACCGCTGACACACGCCCGGCGTAG
- a CDS encoding ABC transporter permease — MRAVAALRRIGIGVAAVLLLALLWELVKAVVPDEGWSIGELRVLPRTTDLAMPHVTEMIARLTEPLAGAQADPLWLAVLRAGGTSLRIAAVSWLIGVLVGFALALLMTRFALARSAVLPLVVLSQTVPLIALAPLVKGWGAKLDLGSFVWQPWMSVAVIASYLAFFPVAVGALRGLRSPDVLHEELFAGFAASWTQTLVRLRLPASVPHLLPALRLAATSAVLGVVVAEVSTGMPGGIGRMILEFANFASSDPAKPWAPIFGAVLLGLVAAGAVGLIGVGLGRFRRAEVSA, encoded by the coding sequence ATGAGAGCCGTCGCCGCCCTGCGCCGGATCGGGATCGGGGTCGCCGCCGTGCTGCTGCTCGCCCTGCTCTGGGAACTGGTCAAGGCCGTGGTGCCGGACGAGGGCTGGAGCATCGGGGAGCTGCGGGTGCTGCCCCGGACCACCGACCTGGCCATGCCGCACGTCACCGAGATGATCGCCCGGCTGACCGAACCCCTGGCCGGGGCGCAGGCCGACCCGCTCTGGCTGGCGGTGCTGCGCGCCGGGGGGACCAGCCTGCGGATCGCGGCGGTGAGCTGGCTGATCGGTGTGCTGGTCGGCTTCGCCCTGGCGCTGCTGATGACCCGGTTCGCGCTGGCCCGCTCCGCGGTGCTGCCGCTGGTGGTCCTGAGCCAGACCGTGCCGCTGATCGCGCTCGCACCGCTGGTGAAGGGCTGGGGCGCCAAGCTCGACCTGGGGTCCTTCGTCTGGCAGCCGTGGATGTCGGTGGCGGTGATCGCCAGCTACCTCGCGTTCTTCCCGGTCGCGGTGGGGGCGCTGCGCGGGCTGCGCTCACCCGACGTGCTGCACGAGGAACTGTTCGCGGGCTTCGCCGCGAGCTGGACCCAGACCCTGGTGCGCCTGCGCCTGCCGGCCAGCGTGCCGCACCTGCTTCCCGCCCTGCGGCTCGCGGCGACCAGCGCCGTGCTCGGGGTGGTGGTGGCCGAGGTGTCCACCGGTATGCCCGGCGGGATCGGCCGGATGATCCTGGAATTCGCCAACTTCGCCTCCTCCGACCCGGCCAAGCCGTGGGCGCCGATCTTCGGCGCCGTGCTGCTCGGCCTGGTGGCGGCGGGTGCGGTCGGCCTGATCGGCGTCGGCCTCGGCCGGTTCCGCCGCGCGGAGGTGTCAGCATGA
- a CDS encoding putative F420-0 ABC transporter substrate-binding protein, whose translation MRIRPALVVVPVVLALSACAGGDSTDSAAPSATSTTGTAAAFTPVTVDNCGTEVTVDAPPQRIVTIKSTATELLLSLGLADRMVGTAFADGPLPDDLAADAADIPVLSDKVPGQEALLAAQPDFVYAGWESNFSADGAGDRSTLQQLGIGTFVSPAACKEADYMPDPLTFDGLFDEIRETGSLFGVDDRADELVTEQQATLDAVTPAEEGTTALWYSSGTDTPYVGAGIGAPQMILDAAGLTNIFADVHDTWTSAGWEQIVAADPDVIVLVDADWNTAQSKIDLLESNPATSQLSAVQQHRYLTLPFPATEAGVRNVDAVVSLTDQLAELNG comes from the coding sequence GTGCGCATCCGCCCGGCCCTCGTCGTCGTGCCCGTCGTCCTCGCGCTCAGCGCCTGTGCCGGCGGCGACTCGACCGACTCCGCCGCCCCGTCCGCCACCAGCACCACCGGCACAGCTGCCGCCTTCACCCCGGTCACCGTCGACAACTGCGGCACCGAGGTCACCGTCGACGCTCCCCCGCAGCGGATCGTGACCATCAAGTCCACCGCCACCGAGCTGCTGCTCAGCCTCGGGCTGGCCGACCGGATGGTGGGCACCGCCTTCGCCGACGGCCCGCTGCCGGACGACCTGGCCGCCGACGCCGCCGACATCCCGGTGCTCTCCGACAAGGTGCCCGGCCAGGAGGCGCTGCTCGCCGCACAGCCGGACTTCGTCTACGCCGGGTGGGAGTCCAACTTCAGCGCCGACGGGGCGGGCGACCGCAGCACCCTGCAGCAGCTCGGGATCGGCACCTTCGTGTCCCCGGCCGCCTGCAAGGAGGCCGACTACATGCCGGACCCGCTGACCTTCGACGGACTCTTCGACGAGATCCGCGAGACCGGGTCGCTGTTCGGCGTCGATGACCGGGCCGACGAACTGGTCACCGAGCAGCAGGCGACCCTGGACGCCGTCACCCCCGCCGAGGAGGGCACCACCGCGCTCTGGTACTCCTCCGGCACGGACACCCCGTACGTCGGGGCCGGGATCGGTGCGCCGCAGATGATCCTGGACGCCGCCGGACTGACCAACATCTTCGCCGACGTGCACGACACCTGGACCTCGGCCGGGTGGGAGCAGATCGTCGCGGCCGACCCGGACGTGATCGTGCTGGTCGACGCCGACTGGAACACCGCCCAGTCCAAGATCGACCTGCTGGAGTCCAACCCGGCCACCTCGCAGCTGTCCGCCGTGCAGCAGCACCGGTATCTGACCCTGCCCTTCCCGGCCACCGAGGCCGGGGTGCGCAATGTGGATGCCGTGGTCTCGCTCACCGACCAGCTCGCGGAGCTGAACGGCTGA
- a CDS encoding aspartate aminotransferase family protein, with protein MTSVAHDLDRAHVFHSWSAQAALDPLVVTSAAGCEVTLEDGRRLLDFSSQLVNTNIGHQHPAVVAAIQDQASTLTTIAPQHAVLPRGRAAEAILRHAPAGFSKVFFTNGGADANENAIRMARQVTGRDKVLSFYRSYHGNTGAAVVATGDWRRVPNEFARGHVHCFGPYLYRSEFWATTPEQECERALHHLERVVQAEGAGSIAAILIETVVGTGGVLVPPPGYLAGVRAIADRYGILLILDEVMAGFGRTGSWFAFDQHDVVPDLITFAKGVNSGYVPAGGVIISAPIAAAFDDRVFPGGLTYSGHPLAMAAVVATIQAMETEGIVAHAAQVGAELIGPGLAALADRHRGIGEVRGAGVFWAVELVTDPVTREPVPAPTMAALKSALLDRGLLPFVQDNRIHVVPPCIVTADQVATALAVYDEALTAVGL; from the coding sequence ATGACATCCGTTGCACACGACCTGGACCGGGCGCACGTCTTCCACTCCTGGTCGGCCCAGGCGGCGCTCGACCCGCTGGTGGTCACCTCGGCCGCCGGCTGCGAGGTCACCCTGGAGGACGGCCGACGGCTGCTGGACTTCTCCAGTCAGCTGGTGAACACCAACATCGGTCACCAGCACCCGGCGGTGGTCGCCGCGATCCAGGACCAGGCGTCGACGCTGACCACCATCGCCCCGCAGCACGCCGTCCTGCCCCGGGGCCGGGCCGCCGAGGCGATCCTGCGCCACGCGCCGGCGGGCTTCAGCAAGGTGTTCTTCACCAACGGCGGGGCCGACGCGAACGAGAACGCGATCCGGATGGCGCGCCAGGTGACCGGGCGGGACAAGGTGCTCTCGTTCTACCGGTCGTACCACGGCAACACCGGGGCGGCGGTGGTCGCCACCGGCGACTGGCGCCGGGTGCCCAACGAGTTCGCGCGCGGCCACGTGCACTGCTTCGGCCCGTACCTGTACCGCTCCGAGTTCTGGGCGACCACCCCGGAGCAGGAGTGCGAGCGCGCCCTGCATCACCTGGAACGGGTGGTGCAGGCCGAGGGCGCCGGGTCGATCGCCGCGATCCTGATCGAGACCGTGGTCGGCACCGGGGGAGTGCTGGTCCCGCCGCCGGGCTACCTCGCCGGGGTCCGTGCCATCGCCGACCGCTACGGCATCCTGCTGATCCTGGACGAGGTGATGGCGGGCTTCGGTCGCACCGGCAGCTGGTTCGCCTTCGACCAGCATGACGTGGTGCCGGACCTGATCACCTTCGCCAAGGGGGTCAACTCCGGCTACGTCCCGGCCGGTGGCGTCATCATCTCCGCCCCGATCGCGGCCGCCTTCGACGACCGGGTGTTCCCCGGCGGGCTGACCTACTCCGGGCACCCGCTCGCGATGGCGGCCGTCGTCGCCACCATCCAGGCGATGGAGACCGAGGGCATCGTGGCGCACGCGGCGCAGGTCGGCGCGGAGCTGATCGGCCCCGGGCTGGCAGCGCTCGCCGACCGCCACCGCGGCATCGGCGAGGTCCGGGGCGCCGGGGTGTTCTGGGCGGTGGAGCTCGTCACCGACCCGGTCACCCGGGAACCGGTGCCCGCCCCGACGATGGCAGCGCTGAAGTCGGCCCTGCTCGACCGGGGGCTGCTGCCCTTCGTCCAGGACAACCGGATCCACGTGGTGCCGCCGTGCATCGTCACCGCCGACCAGGTGGCTACGGCGCTCGCGGTCTACGACGAGGCACTCACCGCCGTCGGACTCTAG
- a CDS encoding nitrilase-related carbon-nitrogen hydrolase, with protein sequence MTVRVAFTQATWTGDKESMIRLHEDWTREAADAGAQIIGFQELFYGPYFGITQDTGYYDYAETIPGPTTDRFSALAKELGIVIVLPIYEEDQPGVLYNTAVVIDADGTLLGSYRKHHIPHLPKFWEKFYFRPGNLGYPVFETAVGKIGVNICYDRHFPEGWRVLALNGAEIVFNPNATAPGISNRLWEVEQPAAAVANGYFVIANNRVGLEDNEYGDQAVDFYGSSYAVGPDGEYIGEVGSRTDNQLLIRDLDLEQMRTVRERWQFFRDRRPDAYGPIVAP encoded by the coding sequence ATGACAGTGCGGGTCGCGTTCACCCAGGCCACCTGGACCGGTGACAAGGAGTCCATGATCCGGTTGCACGAGGACTGGACCCGTGAGGCGGCCGACGCCGGGGCGCAGATCATCGGCTTCCAGGAACTGTTCTACGGCCCGTACTTCGGCATCACGCAGGACACCGGCTACTACGACTACGCCGAGACGATCCCGGGCCCGACCACCGACCGGTTCAGTGCGCTGGCCAAGGAGCTGGGCATCGTGATCGTGCTGCCGATCTACGAGGAGGACCAGCCCGGGGTGCTCTACAACACGGCGGTGGTGATCGACGCCGACGGCACCCTGCTCGGCTCCTACCGCAAGCACCACATCCCGCACCTGCCCAAGTTCTGGGAGAAGTTCTACTTCCGTCCCGGCAATCTCGGGTACCCGGTGTTCGAGACGGCGGTGGGGAAGATCGGCGTCAACATCTGCTACGACCGGCATTTCCCGGAGGGCTGGCGGGTGCTGGCGCTGAACGGGGCGGAGATCGTGTTCAACCCGAACGCCACCGCCCCGGGCATCTCCAACCGGTTGTGGGAGGTCGAGCAGCCGGCCGCGGCGGTCGCCAACGGGTACTTCGTGATCGCCAACAACCGGGTCGGGCTGGAGGACAACGAGTACGGCGACCAAGCGGTGGACTTCTACGGCTCGTCCTACGCGGTGGGACCGGACGGGGAGTACATCGGCGAGGTCGGCTCGCGCACCGACAACCAGCTGTTGATCCGGGATCTGGACCTGGAGCAGATGCGCACGGTGCGCGAACGGTGGCAGTTCTTCCGGGACCGCCGCCCGGACGCCTACGGCCCCATCGTGGCGCCGTGA
- a CDS encoding ABC transporter substrate-binding protein: MRRSRVTATAAGLVAALALAGCSGGDSDSSAGSEGSSSTAGDLTPVKLQLQWLTQAQFSGYYAALDQGYYADAGLDVEILPSGGDIVPQDALANGEVDYAVAWVPKVLGSIEQGAELTNVAQIFERSATLQVAFADSGIDSVADLEGKTIGSWGYGNEWELFAGLNKADVTDFQIVQQAFDMNAFLAGDIDAAQAMTYNEYAQLLETEDPETGELYQPDDFSVIDWNDEGTAMLQDAIWADAGRLADDPDYAETTVAFIKASLQGWIYARDNPQEAADIVTAAGSTLGTSHQLWMANEVNKLIWPSTSGGIGLIDQDAWDATVAMAQETSNETGATIISSAPPETAYSNEYVQQALDELTAEGVDVTGEDFTPIDVELQPGGN, from the coding sequence ATGCGCAGATCGAGAGTGACGGCGACCGCCGCGGGACTGGTCGCGGCCCTGGCCCTGGCCGGATGTTCCGGAGGCGACTCCGACAGCTCAGCGGGCTCCGAAGGCTCCAGCAGCACAGCGGGTGACCTCACCCCGGTGAAGCTGCAGCTGCAGTGGCTGACCCAGGCCCAGTTCTCCGGGTACTACGCCGCCCTGGACCAGGGCTACTACGCCGACGCCGGACTGGACGTGGAGATCCTGCCCTCCGGCGGCGACATCGTGCCGCAGGACGCCCTGGCGAACGGTGAGGTCGACTACGCGGTGGCCTGGGTGCCGAAGGTGCTCGGGTCCATCGAGCAGGGCGCCGAGCTGACCAATGTGGCCCAGATCTTCGAGCGGTCGGCGACGTTGCAGGTCGCCTTCGCCGACTCCGGCATCGACTCGGTGGCCGACCTGGAGGGCAAGACCATCGGCTCCTGGGGCTACGGCAACGAGTGGGAGCTGTTCGCCGGGCTGAACAAGGCCGACGTCACCGACTTCCAGATCGTGCAGCAGGCATTCGACATGAACGCCTTCCTGGCCGGCGACATCGACGCGGCGCAGGCGATGACCTACAACGAGTACGCCCAGCTCCTGGAGACCGAGGACCCGGAGACCGGTGAGCTGTACCAGCCGGACGACTTCTCGGTGATCGACTGGAACGACGAGGGCACCGCGATGCTCCAGGACGCGATCTGGGCCGACGCCGGTCGCCTGGCCGACGACCCGGACTACGCCGAGACGACCGTCGCCTTCATCAAGGCCAGCTTGCAGGGCTGGATCTACGCGCGGGACAACCCGCAAGAGGCGGCCGACATCGTCACCGCCGCCGGGTCCACCCTCGGCACCAGCCACCAGCTGTGGATGGCCAACGAGGTGAACAAGCTGATCTGGCCCAGCACCAGCGGCGGGATCGGCCTGATCGACCAGGACGCCTGGGACGCGACGGTGGCGATGGCGCAGGAGACCTCCAACGAGACCGGCGCGACGATCATCAGCTCCGCTCCGCCGGAGACCGCGTACAGCAACGAGTACGTCCAGCAGGCGCTCGACGAGCTGACGGCGGAGGGAGTCGACGTCACGGGCGAGGACTTCACCCCGATCGACGTCGAGCTGCAGCCCGGCGGCAACTGA
- a CDS encoding ABC transporter permease: MSAALLTRPTALAPSAPRRRRTWHRLVAPVLLFALLLAAWQAAVEVADIPAYLLPSPAAIGAEFVEFADTIAGAAWVTGGNALIGLLIGAVVGIGAAVAAAASPIVDALLAPLVAGLAVVPIVALAPVLYTMYGAAAETGRQIVVAVAVAVPVFVNTLRGLRQVRPVHRDLMRALAATPRQITRQVTIPTAVPFVLTGLRLASSLAVISAIVAEYFGGPRTGIGSFITTAAAGSNYARAWAYVLGGVLVGLVFYLATSALERWGAPRQPTR; encoded by the coding sequence GTGAGCGCGGCACTGCTCACCCGGCCCACGGCGCTCGCCCCGTCGGCACCACGGCGACGGCGCACCTGGCACCGGCTGGTCGCCCCGGTGCTGCTGTTCGCGCTCCTGCTCGCCGCCTGGCAGGCGGCGGTCGAGGTCGCGGACATCCCGGCGTACCTGCTGCCCAGCCCGGCCGCGATCGGCGCGGAGTTCGTCGAGTTCGCCGACACCATCGCCGGGGCGGCCTGGGTCACCGGCGGCAACGCGCTGATCGGGCTGCTGATCGGCGCGGTCGTCGGGATCGGTGCGGCGGTGGCGGCCGCCGCCTCCCCGATCGTGGACGCGCTGCTGGCACCGCTGGTCGCCGGGCTCGCGGTGGTGCCGATCGTGGCGCTCGCCCCGGTGCTCTACACGATGTACGGCGCCGCGGCCGAGACCGGGCGGCAGATCGTGGTGGCCGTCGCGGTGGCGGTGCCGGTGTTCGTGAACACGCTGCGTGGGCTGCGCCAGGTGCGGCCGGTGCACCGCGACCTGATGCGGGCGCTCGCGGCCACGCCCCGGCAGATCACCCGGCAGGTGACCATCCCCACCGCCGTGCCCTTCGTGCTGACCGGACTGCGGTTGGCGTCGTCGCTGGCGGTGATCAGCGCGATCGTCGCCGAGTACTTCGGCGGGCCACGCACCGGGATCGGCTCGTTCATCACCACCGCCGCGGCCGGGTCGAACTACGCCCGCGCCTGGGCCTACGTCCTCGGCGGCGTGCTGGTCGGGCTGGTGTTCTACCTGGCCACCTCCGCCCTGGAGCGGTGGGGCGCGCCCCGTCAGCCCACCCGATGA